Proteins encoded by one window of Quadrisphaera setariae:
- the rbfA gene encoding 30S ribosome-binding factor RbfA: MADPARARKLADRIKVVVAETLERRIKDPRLGFITITDARVTGDLQHATVFYTVYGDDEARASTAAALASAKGVLRSEVGRRTGVRLTPTLEFIPDALPETSAHFDDVLVKTAARDAEVAALATGASYAGEADPYRKPVEDSEDGDEDEDDESDASEQDSDGDGAPVEPSAR; encoded by the coding sequence GTGGCCGACCCGGCACGCGCCCGCAAGCTCGCCGACCGCATCAAGGTCGTCGTCGCCGAGACCCTCGAGCGCCGCATCAAGGACCCGCGCCTCGGCTTCATCACCATCACCGACGCCCGCGTCACCGGTGACCTGCAGCACGCGACGGTCTTCTACACCGTCTACGGCGACGACGAGGCGCGCGCCAGCACCGCTGCGGCCCTCGCCAGCGCCAAGGGCGTGCTGCGCTCGGAGGTGGGGCGGCGCACCGGGGTGCGGCTCACCCCGACCCTGGAGTTCATCCCCGACGCGCTGCCGGAGACCTCCGCGCACTTCGACGACGTGCTCGTGAAGACGGCTGCCCGGGACGCCGAGGTGGCCGCGCTGGCCACCGGTGCCAGCTACGCGGGCGAGGCCGACCCGTACCGCAAGCCCGTCGAGGACTCCGAGGACGGCGACGAGGACGAGGACGACGAGAGCGACGCCTCCGAGCAGGACTCCGACGGCGACGGCGCGCCCGTGGAGCCGTCGGCGCGCTGA
- a CDS encoding DUF503 domain-containing protein translates to MYVGALVVDLLLGDVHSLKHKRAVVRPLLAQLKRLEVSAAETGHQDLHRRAELSVGVVAGDDAHRQRVLDAAERVVLDDPEVQLLSAHTMIHSDDD, encoded by the coding sequence GTGTACGTAGGTGCTCTCGTGGTCGACCTGCTCCTGGGCGACGTCCACTCCCTCAAGCACAAGCGGGCCGTGGTGCGCCCGCTGCTCGCCCAGCTCAAGCGGCTGGAGGTCAGCGCCGCGGAGACCGGCCACCAGGACCTGCACCGCAGGGCCGAGCTGTCGGTGGGCGTCGTCGCCGGCGACGACGCCCACCGACAGCGGGTGCTGGACGCCGCCGAGCGGGTCGTCCTGGACGACCCGGAGGTGCAGCTCCTCTCCGCCCACACGATGATCCACAGCGACGACGACTGA
- the infB gene encoding translation initiation factor IF-2 codes for MAKVRVYELAKEFGVESKALMSRLQDMGEFVKSPSSTIEPPVVRKLKSEYAAANGGGSSAAAPSAPARQAPTPGAVRPGPRAAVPAAPSAPAPSAPSPAASAPSAPAPSAPAAPQPGPARPAAAPSPASPAAPAAPVRPAAASAAPAAPSAPAPGRPAPGGSSPRPGAPGAPAAPGRPGPGGQAPRPGAPGAPGGARPGAPARPGNNPFAPSQGMRGGAPRPGAPRPGNNPFAPSQGMRTGSPRPQAPGGPAGAPGAPAAGAGDRPGGPRPGGPRPGGPRPNPGMMPGRSSVGRPGAPARGGAPGRPGGPGRPGGPGGGGAPGRPGGGPAGGGFGKGGRGRGGTQGAFGRSGGRPVRGRKSKRAKRQEFEAMQAPSVGGVQVRRGDGTTVIRLRRGASLTDFAERIDANPASLVTVLFHLGEMATATQSLDEDTFRTLGAELGYDVQIVSPEDEERELLAGFDIDLDAELEAEDDDDLAPRPPVVTVMGHVDHGKTKLLDAIRSTDVVADEAGGITQAIGAYQVRTEHEGEERAITFIDTPGHEAFTAMRARGAQVTDIAILVVAADDGVMPQTIEALNHAQAAGVPIVVAVNKVDKEGANPDKVMQQLTEYNLVAEQYGGDTMFVQISALKRQGIDDLLEAVLLTADAALDMRANPDKDARGVAIEAHLDKGRGPVATVLVQSGTLRVGDAIVAGNGFGRVRAMLDEHGQPVDEATPSRPVLVLGLTAVPGAGDTFLVAPDDRTARQIAERRESAARAASLAKRRKRISLEDLNEALAAGKVETLNLILKGDGSGSVEALEDALLGIEVSDDVELRIIHRGVGAITQNDVNLATVDNAVIIGFNVRPAERVADLAEREGIDMRYYSVIYQAIDDVEQALRGLLKPEFEEVQLGTAEVREVFRSSKFGNIAGCLVRSGTIRRNTKARLTRDGVVVGNDLTIESLRRFKDDATEVRDGFECGIGLGSFNDVKEGDVIETFEMREKPRV; via the coding sequence GTGGCAAAGGTCCGTGTGTACGAGCTCGCCAAGGAGTTCGGAGTAGAGAGCAAGGCGCTCATGTCCAGGCTGCAGGACATGGGTGAGTTCGTGAAGTCCCCCAGCTCGACCATCGAGCCGCCGGTCGTGCGCAAGCTGAAGTCGGAGTACGCCGCCGCCAACGGTGGTGGGTCCTCCGCCGCGGCGCCGTCCGCGCCCGCGCGCCAGGCACCGACGCCGGGAGCCGTGCGCCCCGGCCCGCGCGCTGCCGTCCCTGCGGCACCGTCGGCCCCCGCGCCCTCGGCGCCCTCCCCGGCGGCCAGCGCCCCCTCGGCCCCGGCGCCCAGCGCCCCGGCCGCCCCGCAGCCCGGGCCCGCCCGTCCGGCTGCCGCTCCGTCCCCGGCGTCACCCGCCGCTCCGGCTGCCCCGGTCCGCCCGGCGGCGGCCTCCGCGGCGCCCGCCGCCCCGAGCGCTCCGGCCCCGGGCCGTCCCGCTCCGGGCGGGTCGTCCCCGCGTCCGGGTGCTCCCGGTGCGCCGGCCGCGCCGGGTCGTCCCGGTCCTGGCGGCCAGGCTCCGCGGCCGGGGGCTCCCGGTGCCCCCGGCGGGGCCCGTCCCGGCGCCCCGGCGCGCCCGGGCAACAACCCCTTCGCGCCCAGCCAGGGCATGCGCGGTGGCGCTCCGCGTCCCGGCGCGCCCCGTCCGGGCAACAACCCCTTCGCGCCCAGCCAGGGCATGCGCACGGGCTCCCCGCGGCCGCAGGCCCCGGGTGGTCCGGCCGGTGCCCCCGGTGCCCCCGCCGCGGGTGCCGGCGACCGTCCGGGCGGCCCCCGTCCCGGCGGTCCCCGTCCGGGCGGTCCCCGTCCGAACCCCGGCATGATGCCGGGCCGCTCCAGCGTCGGCCGTCCGGGCGCCCCCGCCCGCGGCGGCGCTCCGGGCCGTCCCGGCGGCCCCGGTCGCCCGGGTGGTCCCGGTGGTGGCGGCGCTCCGGGTCGTCCCGGCGGTGGTCCCGCCGGTGGTGGCTTCGGCAAGGGCGGTCGCGGTCGCGGTGGCACGCAGGGCGCGTTCGGCCGCTCCGGCGGCCGTCCCGTCCGCGGGCGCAAGTCCAAGCGCGCGAAGCGCCAGGAGTTCGAGGCGATGCAGGCCCCGAGCGTCGGCGGTGTGCAGGTCCGCCGCGGTGACGGCACGACCGTCATCCGGCTGCGCCGCGGCGCCTCGCTGACCGACTTCGCCGAGCGCATCGACGCCAACCCCGCGTCGCTGGTGACGGTGCTGTTCCACCTCGGTGAGATGGCCACCGCCACGCAGTCCCTCGACGAGGACACCTTCCGCACCCTGGGTGCGGAGCTCGGCTACGACGTCCAGATCGTGTCGCCGGAGGACGAGGAGCGCGAGCTGCTCGCCGGCTTCGACATCGACCTCGACGCCGAGCTCGAGGCCGAGGACGACGACGACCTGGCGCCCCGTCCGCCGGTGGTCACGGTCATGGGCCACGTCGACCACGGAAAGACCAAGCTGCTCGACGCGATCCGCTCCACCGACGTGGTGGCGGACGAGGCCGGCGGCATCACCCAGGCGATCGGCGCGTACCAGGTGCGCACCGAGCACGAGGGTGAAGAGCGCGCCATCACCTTCATCGACACCCCGGGCCACGAGGCGTTCACCGCCATGCGCGCCCGCGGTGCGCAGGTGACGGACATCGCGATCCTCGTGGTCGCGGCGGACGACGGCGTGATGCCCCAGACGATCGAGGCCCTCAACCACGCGCAGGCCGCCGGCGTGCCGATCGTGGTGGCGGTCAACAAGGTCGACAAGGAGGGGGCGAACCCCGACAAGGTCATGCAGCAGCTGACCGAGTACAACCTGGTGGCCGAGCAGTACGGCGGCGACACCATGTTCGTGCAGATCAGCGCGCTGAAGCGCCAGGGCATCGACGACCTCCTCGAGGCCGTCCTGCTCACCGCCGACGCGGCGCTCGACATGCGGGCCAACCCCGACAAGGACGCCCGCGGCGTGGCCATCGAGGCCCACCTCGACAAGGGCCGCGGTCCCGTGGCCACCGTCCTGGTGCAGTCCGGAACCCTGCGCGTCGGCGACGCGATCGTGGCGGGCAACGGCTTCGGCCGCGTCCGCGCGATGCTCGACGAGCACGGGCAGCCGGTCGACGAGGCGACGCCCTCGCGGCCCGTGCTGGTGCTCGGCCTCACGGCCGTCCCCGGCGCCGGTGACACCTTCCTGGTGGCCCCGGACGACCGCACGGCCCGCCAGATCGCCGAGCGCCGCGAGTCGGCCGCCCGCGCCGCCAGCCTGGCGAAGCGCCGCAAGCGCATCAGCCTGGAGGACCTCAACGAGGCCCTGGCCGCCGGCAAGGTCGAGACCCTCAACCTCATCCTCAAGGGCGACGGGTCCGGCTCGGTCGAGGCACTGGAGGACGCGCTGCTCGGCATCGAGGTCAGCGACGACGTCGAGCTGCGGATCATCCACCGCGGCGTGGGTGCCATCACCCAGAACGACGTCAACCTGGCCACGGTCGACAACGCCGTGATCATCGGGTTCAACGTGCGTCCTGCCGAGCGCGTGGCCGACCTGGCCGAGCGCGAGGGCATCGACATGCGCTACTACTCGGTGATCTACCAGGCCATCGACGACGTCGAGCAGGCCCTGCGCGGCCTCCTCAAGCCGGAGTTCGAGGAGGTGCAGCTCGGCACCGCCGAGGTGCGCGAGGTGTTCCGCTCCTCCAAGTTCGGCAACATCGCGGGCTGCCTCGTGCGCAGCGGCACCATCCGCCGCAACACCAAGGCGCGCCTCACCCGCGACGGCGTGGTGGTCGGCAACGACCTCACCATCGAGTCGCTGCGGCGGTTCAAGGACGACGCGACCGAGGTCCGTGACGGCTTCGAGTGCGGTATCGGCCTGGGCAGCTTCAACGACGTCAAGGAGGGCGACGTCATCGAGACGTTCGAGATGCGGGAGAAGCCCCGCGTCTGA
- a CDS encoding YlxR family protein → MHQTTLRAARPEPQRTCVGCRQRGDRSRLLRVVADRSGGPSVLLPDPGARLPGRGAWLHPEPACLDLAERRRAFPRALRLPGPIDAGAVREHLQQQAEPPHHEHSQSDRPTRTESGSSP, encoded by the coding sequence GTGCACCAGACCACCCTGCGCGCAGCTCGTCCTGAGCCGCAGCGGACGTGCGTCGGGTGCCGCCAGCGGGGTGACCGGTCGCGGTTGCTGCGCGTCGTCGCGGACCGGAGCGGAGGCCCATCGGTCCTCCTCCCCGATCCCGGTGCCCGGCTGCCGGGGCGGGGAGCCTGGTTGCACCCCGAGCCGGCCTGCCTGGACCTCGCGGAGCGCCGGCGTGCGTTCCCGCGGGCCCTGCGCCTACCGGGGCCGATCGACGCCGGTGCCGTCCGGGAGCACCTGCAGCAGCAGGCGGAACCACCGCACCACGAGCATTCCCAGTCCGACCGACCGACGAGAACCGAGAGCGGGTCATCACCCTGA
- the nusA gene encoding transcription termination factor NusA, giving the protein MDIDMAALRAVEREREIPLEVLVTAIEQALLVAYHRTEGSEPRARVELDRKTGHVVVLAAEVDESGKVLREFDDTPKDFGRVAAGTARQVIFQRLRAAEDEQVLGAFAGREGDVISGVVQQGHDPRLVHLEVGGVEAFMPPSEQVPGETYAHGQRLRAFVVSVRRTPKGPAITVSRTHPDLVRALFALEVPEVADGTVEIMALAREAGHRTKVAVRATRAGVNPKGACIGPMGARVRAVMTELHGEKIDIVDWDDDPARFVGNALSPSRVVSVEVVDAAARAARVVVPDFQLSLAIGKEGQNARLAARLTGWRIDIRSDAETTPGGNRAEASGRRER; this is encoded by the coding sequence GTGGACATCGACATGGCGGCGCTGCGCGCCGTGGAGCGCGAGCGCGAGATCCCCCTCGAGGTGCTGGTGACGGCCATCGAGCAGGCGCTGCTCGTGGCCTACCACCGCACCGAGGGCTCCGAGCCCCGCGCGCGGGTGGAGCTCGACCGCAAGACCGGCCACGTGGTGGTGCTCGCCGCCGAGGTCGACGAGTCCGGGAAGGTGCTGCGCGAGTTCGACGACACCCCCAAGGACTTCGGCCGCGTGGCCGCCGGCACCGCGCGCCAGGTGATCTTCCAGCGCCTGCGGGCGGCTGAGGACGAGCAGGTGCTCGGGGCCTTCGCCGGCCGCGAGGGCGACGTCATCAGCGGCGTGGTCCAGCAGGGCCACGACCCCCGGCTGGTGCACCTGGAGGTGGGTGGCGTCGAGGCCTTCATGCCGCCCAGCGAGCAGGTGCCGGGGGAGACCTACGCGCACGGGCAGCGCCTGCGCGCCTTCGTCGTGTCGGTGCGCCGCACGCCCAAGGGCCCCGCGATCACCGTCTCGCGCACCCACCCCGACCTGGTCCGCGCGCTGTTCGCGCTGGAGGTGCCGGAGGTCGCCGACGGCACCGTGGAGATCATGGCGCTGGCCCGCGAGGCCGGGCACCGCACGAAGGTGGCCGTCCGCGCCACTCGTGCGGGCGTCAACCCCAAGGGTGCGTGCATCGGCCCGATGGGCGCCCGCGTGCGCGCCGTCATGACCGAGCTGCACGGCGAGAAGATCGACATCGTGGACTGGGACGACGACCCGGCCCGCTTCGTCGGCAACGCGCTGTCGCCGTCGCGCGTGGTGTCCGTGGAGGTGGTCGACGCCGCCGCCCGCGCCGCGCGCGTCGTCGTCCCCGACTTCCAGCTGTCCCTGGCGATCGGCAAGGAGGGGCAGAACGCCCGCCTCGCCGCTCGGCTGACCGGGTGGCGCATCGACATCCGCTCCGACGCCGAGACCACCCCCGGCGGGAACCGCGCGGAAGCCTCCGGGCGCCGGGAGCGTTAG
- the rimP gene encoding ribosome maturation factor RimP: MPAPQAVHDRVVAAVQPAVTSSGLVLEEVELARAGARTVVRVVVDLPDDAVGAVSSDQLAAVSRAVSAAMDSVDGVLGDRPYVLEVGSPGVSRPLTERRHWSRARTRLVAVPVAGVATTGRVLDVDDEGVLLDVDGEQRRAPWEQLGTGRVQVEFGRSAQSGSDDADDADADLADDADDELDEDED, translated from the coding sequence GTGCCAGCCCCCCAGGCCGTGCACGACCGCGTCGTCGCCGCCGTCCAGCCCGCCGTCACCAGCAGCGGCCTCGTGCTGGAGGAGGTCGAGCTCGCCCGCGCCGGTGCCCGCACCGTGGTCCGCGTGGTGGTCGACCTCCCCGACGACGCCGTGGGCGCGGTCTCCTCCGACCAGCTCGCCGCGGTCTCGCGCGCCGTCAGCGCCGCGATGGACTCCGTGGACGGCGTCCTCGGAGACCGGCCGTACGTGCTCGAGGTCGGTTCGCCCGGGGTGTCCCGTCCGCTCACCGAGCGGCGCCACTGGTCTCGGGCGCGCACCCGCCTCGTGGCGGTGCCGGTGGCGGGCGTCGCCACCACGGGCCGCGTGCTGGACGTCGACGACGAGGGCGTGCTGCTCGACGTGGACGGCGAGCAGCGCCGCGCGCCCTGGGAGCAGCTGGGCACCGGGCGCGTGCAGGTGGAGTTCGGCCGCTCCGCCCAGAGCGGCTCGGACGACGCCGACGACGCCGACGCCGACCTGGCCGACGACGCAGACGACGAGCTGGACGAGGACGAGGACTGA
- a CDS encoding DUF4439 domain-containing protein — MPTSPSRRAVLAALSASAAAALAGCSTPWGRLRVQPLGGDPPPTTPPPGPDELAVRAAAAAVSAVLAQVGGLDEALAGPLRSALGEQLTALGEPAPSTSPATGAPTSTSTSTSTSSPPGSAPPSTGASSPGAGRGVQQVSQLLAAAATTASSDLADVAGGTARLLACAAAGLDVAGSWVLSATGADPEGAAAPSSSSSPAAGPISPSAGTSPTPAAASGEQSALVAALAVEEAAQYGYGVLAVRLSGAQRDAAVSALGVHTDLVEQLRDDLLALGAAPPAPQPAWALPSPVADAAGALALAQQLEGSSAAAWADVVAAAVRARRDAAADQLRLAAQRWHSWRTAAGTPGLVALPGLSGR; from the coding sequence GTGCCGACCTCCCCCTCGCGGCGCGCCGTGCTGGCTGCCCTGTCCGCCTCCGCCGCCGCGGCGCTGGCCGGCTGCTCGACACCGTGGGGGCGGCTGCGGGTGCAGCCCCTCGGAGGCGACCCGCCGCCCACGACCCCGCCCCCCGGCCCCGACGAGCTGGCGGTGCGGGCTGCTGCCGCGGCCGTGAGCGCCGTCCTGGCGCAGGTCGGCGGCCTCGACGAGGCGCTCGCCGGCCCGCTGCGCTCCGCGCTGGGCGAGCAGCTGACCGCGCTGGGCGAGCCCGCGCCGTCCACCTCCCCCGCCACCGGCGCCCCCACCTCGACCTCGACCTCGACCTCGACGAGCAGCCCGCCCGGGAGCGCCCCGCCCAGCACCGGCGCCTCCTCCCCGGGAGCCGGGCGAGGGGTCCAGCAGGTGTCGCAGCTCCTCGCCGCCGCAGCCACCACGGCCTCCTCCGACCTCGCCGACGTGGCCGGAGGGACCGCGCGGCTGCTCGCCTGCGCGGCGGCCGGGCTCGACGTGGCGGGCAGCTGGGTGCTCTCCGCCACCGGCGCGGATCCGGAGGGCGCGGCGGCGCCTTCGTCGTCGTCCTCACCGGCAGCGGGTCCGATCTCGCCGTCGGCAGGCACCAGCCCGACGCCGGCCGCAGCGTCCGGTGAGCAGAGCGCGCTCGTGGCCGCCCTCGCCGTCGAGGAGGCGGCGCAGTACGGCTACGGCGTGCTCGCGGTCCGGCTGTCCGGGGCGCAGCGCGATGCGGCCGTGAGCGCCCTGGGCGTCCACACCGACCTCGTCGAGCAGCTGCGGGACGACCTGCTCGCCCTGGGTGCCGCCCCGCCGGCCCCGCAGCCCGCCTGGGCGCTGCCCTCCCCCGTCGCCGACGCGGCCGGCGCGCTCGCCCTGGCGCAGCAGCTGGAGGGGTCGTCGGCCGCGGCCTGGGCCGACGTGGTGGCCGCCGCGGTCCGGGCGCGGCGCGACGCCGCGGCGGACCAGCTGCGGCTCGCGGCGCAGCGCTGGCACTCGTGGCGCACGGCCGCGGGGACGCCCGGCCTCGTGGCGCTGCCCGGCCTGTCAGGCCGCTGA
- a CDS encoding TSUP family transporter, producing MLGLEGLTPEVFALLLLAALAAGWVDAVVGGGGLVQLPALLLVPGISPVQALATNKLAGFAGTTTSAVTYARRVRVDLRTAVPMALVAGLAAAGGAALAHWVPAGALRPVVLVALVGVAAWTLLRPPPAEAAALRFDGRRHTAAAAALGGLVGLYDGALGPGTGSFLVAGLVGLGYAFLPASAVAKVVNAATNLGALAVFTLAGSVVWGLGLSMAAANVLGGYLGARTAVARGSGFVRVVFLVVVGALVLRLGWQVLEPLLG from the coding sequence CTGCTCGGGCTCGAGGGGCTGACCCCCGAGGTCTTCGCGCTGCTCCTGCTCGCCGCGCTCGCGGCCGGCTGGGTCGACGCGGTGGTGGGTGGCGGCGGGCTCGTCCAGCTGCCAGCCCTGCTGCTCGTGCCCGGCATCAGCCCGGTCCAGGCGCTCGCCACCAACAAGCTGGCGGGGTTCGCGGGGACGACGACGAGCGCCGTCACGTACGCCCGCCGCGTGCGGGTGGACCTGCGCACCGCCGTCCCCATGGCGCTGGTCGCGGGCCTGGCCGCGGCCGGGGGAGCGGCCCTGGCGCACTGGGTGCCGGCCGGTGCGCTGCGCCCGGTGGTGCTCGTGGCGCTGGTGGGCGTGGCGGCGTGGACCCTGCTGCGGCCGCCTCCGGCGGAGGCGGCGGCGCTGCGCTTCGACGGGCGCCGCCACACCGCGGCCGCCGCGGCGCTGGGAGGGCTCGTCGGGCTCTACGACGGTGCGCTCGGCCCGGGCACCGGCTCGTTCCTCGTGGCCGGGCTCGTCGGGCTCGGGTACGCCTTCCTGCCGGCCAGCGCCGTGGCGAAGGTCGTCAACGCCGCCACCAACCTCGGGGCGCTGGCGGTGTTCACCCTCGCCGGGTCCGTGGTGTGGGGGCTGGGCCTGTCCATGGCCGCCGCCAACGTGCTCGGCGGGTACCTGGGCGCCCGCACGGCCGTGGCCCGCGGCAGCGGCTTCGTGCGGGTGGTCTTCCTCGTCGTGGTGGGTGCGCTGGTGCTGCGGCTCGGCTGGCAGGTGCTCGAGCCCCTGCTCGGCTGA